From a single Brassica napus cultivar Da-Ae chromosome C9, Da-Ae, whole genome shotgun sequence genomic region:
- the LOC106435860 gene encoding nucleosome assembly protein 1;3 — protein sequence MSSDKDSFNVGDLTTGLKDEDRAGLVNALKNKLQNLAGQHSDVLENLTPKIRRRVEVLREIQGKHDEIEDNFREERAALEAKYQKLYQPLYTKRYEIVNGAIEVEGAQEDVKMDQREEKTAEEKGVPSFWLTALKNNDVISEEITERDEGALMYLKDIKWCKIEEPKGFKLEFFFDQNPYFKNTLLTKAYHMIDEDEPLLEKAIGTEIDWYPGKCLTQKILKKKPKKGAKNAKPITKTEDCESFFNFFSPPQVPDDDEDIDEDRAEELQNLMEQDYDIGSTIREKIIPHAVSWFTGEAIEGEEFDIDNDDEDDIDENEDDDEEDDEDEDEDEEDDDDEDEEEVSKTKKKPSILHKKGGRPQINDGQQGERPPECKQQ from the exons ATGAGCAGCGATAAGGACAGCTTCAACGTCGGCGATCTCACCACCG GTCTTAAGGATGAGGATCGTGCAGGCCTTGTCAACGCTCTTAAG AACAAGCTGCAGAATCTGGCTGGACAGCACTCTGATGTGCTCGAGAATCTGACTCCGAAAATCAGAAGGCGTGTTGAGGTCCTGAGGGAGATTCAG GGCAAACATGATGAAATAGAGGACAACTTCCGCGAGGAGAGAGCTGCACTTGAAGCCAAGTATCAAAAGTTATACCAGCCTTTGTATACCAAG CGCTATGAGATTGTGAATGGAGCTATCGAAGTTGAAGGAGCTCAAGAGGATGTTAAGATGGACCAGAGAGAGGAAAAAACTGCAGAAG AGAAAGGAGTCCCTAGTTTCTGGCTGACCgccttgaaaaacaatgatgTTATATCCGAAGAG ATCACAGAGCGTGATGAAGGAGCTCTCATGTATCTTAAAGATATTAAGTGGTGCAAGATTGAGGAACCAAAGGGATTCAAGCTTGAGTTTTTCTTCGACCAGAACCCTTACTTCAAAAACACCCTATTAACAAAGGCGTATCACATGATTGATGAAGATGAGCCTCTGCTTGAGAAGGCTATTGG gACAGAGATTGATTGGTATCCTGGAAAATGCCTAACTCAGAAGATTCTTAAGAAGAAGCCTAAGAAAGGTGCAAAGAATGCCAAGCCAATCACCAAAACTGAAGATTGTGAAAGCTTCTTCAACTTCTTCAGCCCTCCCCAAGttcctgatgatgatgaagacatCGACGAAGACAGA GCTGAGGAACTTCAGAATCTGATGGAACAAGATTATGACATTGG TTCTACAATCCGGGAGAAGATTATACCTCATGCTGTCTCATGGTTTACTGGTGAGGCTATTGAAGGAGAGGAGTTTGACATAGACAATGACGATGAAGAtgatattgatgagaacgaagatgatgatgaagaagatgatgaggaCGAAGATGAGGACGAAGAAGATGACGATGACGAAGATGAGGAAGAAGTAAGCAAGACCAAAAAGAAG CCGTCAATCCTACACAAG AAAGGAGGCAGGCCTCAGATTAACGATGGACAACAAGGGGAGAGGCCTCCTGAGTGCAAGCAACAGTAA
- the LOC125592693 gene encoding uncharacterized protein LOC125592693 has product MLKQRVIKKVPGLLSLWVAWFTKRILSRNINNFWALREKQSHSYTVKKLLRCRDLAFSWIKAKLGNGRNTMFWFENWTPFGGIKDFLRLPSSSFLGTRQNATVSDINHNGAWSLPSPRSEEQLALQTHLTTITLSTDEDSYIWSPEDKQLPSYSTGMIYKLITLHKPQVPWYTAVWTTKGIPKHNFLAWMMVLNRCPTKDMILSWGLQTNPNCLLCNNAVESRDHLYFVCPFSFEVWEALAIKSGCHPVRQWSHSLTTMQSLALPKHQKLLSLLSWQSTIYLLWTERNHRLHRQQFHQSSTIITNATSMIKNQVSSLRNSSPRLYFLMMLYWLRD; this is encoded by the coding sequence ATGTTAAAGCAGAGAGTAATAAAAAAGGTACCGGGTTTGTTGAGCTTATGGGTGGCTTGGTTCACTAAGCGCATCCTCTCACGTAACATAAACAACTTCTGGGCCCTGCGGGAAAAGCAAAGTCACTCTTACACTGTCAAGAAGCTCTTAAGGTGTCGTGATTTGGCATTCAGTTGGATAAAAGCCAAACTAGGAAATGGTAGAAATACCATGTTCTGGTTTGAAAATTGGACTCCTTTCGGCGGGATCAAAGACTTCCTTCGCTTGCCTTCGTCCTCCTTCCTTGGCACGCGACAGAATGCAACTGTCTCAGACATCAATCATAATGGCGCCTGGTCTCTCCCCAGCCCACGCTCAGAAGAACAACTTGCTCTTCAGACCCATCTAACGACGATAACTCTCTCCACGGATGAGGACTCTTACATATGGTCACCTGAGGACAAACAATTACCAAGTTACTCCACGGGTATGATCTACAAACTAATAACACTTCACAAACCTCAGGTACCTTGGTATACTGCGGTTTGGACTACAAAGGGAATACCAAAGCATAACTTCCTTGCTTGGATGATGGTACTAAACCGATGCCCAACGAAAGACATGATTCTAAGTTGGGGACTTCAAACAAACCCGAACTGCCTCCTCTGCAACAACGCCGTAGAgtcaagggaccatctctattTTGTCTGCCCATTCTCTTTTGAAGTTTGGGAAGCTCTTGCGATCAAATCTGGCTGCCATCCGGTAAGACAATGGTCACATTCTCTCACTACAATGCAATCACTCGCTCTCCCAAAGCACCAGAAGCTCTTATCCTTACTATCGTGGCAATCGACAATCTATCTCCTTTGGACTGAAAGAAATCACAGACTCCACCGACAACAGTTCCATCAGTCAAGCACGATCATCACTAACGCGACCTCTATGATCAAGAACCAGGTATCCTCTCTTAGGAACTCAAGCCCTAGACTCTACTTCCTCATGATGCTATACTGGTTAAGAGACTAG